A genomic window from Gossypium hirsutum isolate 1008001.06 chromosome D12, Gossypium_hirsutum_v2.1, whole genome shotgun sequence includes:
- the LOC121202860 gene encoding transcription factor MYB4 codes for MGRQSCCYKQKLRKGLWSPEEDEKLLRHITKYGHGCWSSIPKQAGLQRCGKSCRLRWINYLRPDLKRGTFSQEEENLIIELHAVLGNRWSQIAARLPGRTDNEIKNLWNSCLKKKLKQKGIDPVTHKPLSEVENGEGNRSNKPSLVGHHPIHQYTSPPPPPPKLSSNWFNPEFSPPMTASYGPLYYGTTTGGSANNTTWGLVQTQTEEEEEEEEEEEETKWTELLNSPLLMAAALQNQTPQSYYNIEIKSEPCYLTNSSSSSSSSNDMWWPQTQQQQLPLRHEPLQNPDICGKDMQTLTAAAFGHI; via the exons ATGGGAAGGCAATCTTGTTGTTACAAGCAAAAGCTAAGGAAAGGTCTTTGGTCCCCTGAAGAAGACGAAAAGCTTTTAAGGCATATTACAAAGTATGGCCATGGTTGTTGGAGCTCCATCCCTAAACAAGCTG GGTTACAGAGGTGTGGGAAGAGTTGCAGGTTGAGGTGGATTAATTATTTAAGGCCTGATTTAAAGAGAGGCACATTTTCACAAGAAGAAGAAAATCTCATAATTGAACTTCATGCAGTTTTGGGGAATcg GTGGTCTCAAATTGCTGCACGATTACCAGGAAGAACCGACAATGAAATCAAGAACCTATGGAACTCTTGTTTGAAAAAGAAGCTTAAACAGAAAGGCATCGACCCTGTCACTCACAAGCCACTATCCGAGGTCGAAAATGGCGAAGGAAATAGAAGCAACAAGCCATCTTTGGTGGGTCATCATCCAATTCACCAATATACATCGCCGCCCCCACCACCACCAAAGCTCTCCTCTAACTGGTTCAACCCTGAATTTTCACCACCCATGACCGCCTCTTACGGACCCTTATACTATGGAACCACCACCGGTGGCTCAGCCAATAACACCACTTGGGGATTGGTTCAAACACaaactgaagaagaagaagaagaagaagaagaagaagaagaaaccaaATGGACTGAGTTGCTTAATAGCCCTTTGTTAATGGCGGCTGCTTTACAAAATCAAACCCCACAATCTTATtacaatatcgagatcaaatcaGAGCCTTGTTACTTAACTAAtagttcatcatcatcatcatcatcaaacgATATGTGGTGGCCTCAGACCCAACAACAGCAGTTACCACTACGACATGAACCTTTACAGAATCCAGACATATGTGGTAAGGATATGCAGACACTCACAGCAGCAGCTTTTGGACATATTTAG